Proteins encoded in a region of the Fimbriimonadia bacterium genome:
- the smc gene encoding chromosome segregation protein SMC — protein MYLRKLKLYGFKSFADRTELEFDPKLLAIVGPNGCGKSNIVDAILWGLGEHNPRNLRAESAADVIFAGSARRKGLGYAEVQLLFDNEDGALPFPAAEVAVTRRVTQDGQGEYLINGKSCRQKDIVDLFADTGLGRTGYAIVSQREVDAVLSAHPEVRRALLDEAAGVQRFRARREDTVKRLEQASYHLQRAQDLLNEIERQIKPMESQAADAIAYREARDRLRQLEVGLLLRDVHRLAESTKRLEADLGDLALELDRVDTAILEGEQRARVIADSVVDAEKELDRVRGLQQAAHTEAERADSKLALATQRLDSLRALLTSHEEHAVAAASEAQRLTEELARAEERLERAKQELAAHAPSLDAELLERLNAELAARLEELAAVRRAEMEYNRLEAERKQGVLQICRLRDEATELRRRQNNLSALSSELQQAYEQASNALSHAQVEAEAAAQEAEQLTEQRQQLLAEVASAEREHAARRATLQALHSAIPGDACGILLEQGLAEGAPRLAAKIRVGSEYRKALDAALGPSAAALLSQSPESADRLLDALATLDRGRGMVAYPTRAEAGHQEALRAEAAAAGALGLAEDFVEAEEPCRGVVRRLLHGIVVARDRSSARDLTNLHGDWRRIVTLSGEVIYREGLAEAGDFLGRVVIEAELREIAEQAEADKVKVEALQIRVREVEQSLGIALSKRSEANRRLEEAREAAEQSGAKVQEAQGELRFLSERVERLEAQIHEQSQRLQQDIEPVDPHAVEKLEVEISDLRAQIASLEADARRSDRDREVLAERVRETESEVARLKTRLAESEVAREEGLAKQQELTRQIEQAEAERLELEALRRAAEAAKQEADSAYEAARVARAELLEESFQATETVKSLRLDREAMLNRNHDLELERAKAEIRRSNALKSLAEEHEISEEEAEEMLRDFRLPEGAISEAAALRRELRRLGDVNLGAVEALEALKERRDSLVTQRDDLHESRDRILAAMQEIEAATKSRFLETFEAVSREFEAVFARLFAGGIGQLKLTNPDDVMSSGVDIEVQLPGKRRQKMELLSGGERALTAIALLFSLLRVRPSPLCILDEVDAPLDGRNVERFCEMLREFAEEMQFLVVTHNAVTIEAAQVWYGVTMQEPGVSTVVPFGRGARAVVSASV, from the coding sequence TTGTACCTACGCAAGCTCAAGCTCTACGGATTCAAATCGTTTGCCGACCGCACCGAACTCGAGTTCGACCCGAAGCTGCTCGCTATCGTCGGACCGAACGGCTGCGGAAAGAGCAACATCGTTGACGCCATCCTGTGGGGCCTCGGCGAGCACAATCCACGCAATCTGAGAGCCGAATCCGCAGCCGACGTGATCTTCGCCGGATCGGCGCGCCGCAAGGGCCTGGGATACGCCGAAGTTCAGTTGCTCTTCGATAACGAAGACGGCGCACTGCCCTTCCCGGCCGCAGAAGTTGCCGTGACCCGACGGGTGACTCAGGACGGTCAAGGTGAGTACCTGATCAACGGCAAGTCGTGCAGGCAGAAGGACATCGTGGACCTGTTTGCCGATACCGGCCTTGGCCGCACCGGCTACGCCATCGTAAGCCAGCGAGAAGTGGATGCCGTTCTCAGTGCGCATCCCGAGGTACGCCGGGCGCTACTCGACGAGGCGGCGGGCGTCCAGAGGTTCCGTGCGCGGCGTGAGGACACGGTAAAGCGCCTAGAGCAGGCGTCCTACCACCTTCAGCGTGCTCAGGATCTGCTGAACGAGATCGAGCGGCAGATCAAGCCGATGGAAAGCCAGGCTGCCGATGCTATCGCATACCGCGAGGCGCGGGACCGGCTCCGCCAGCTCGAGGTCGGCCTGCTGCTGCGCGATGTCCATAGGCTGGCGGAAAGCACCAAGAGACTGGAAGCCGATCTCGGCGACCTCGCCCTCGAACTGGATCGGGTGGATACCGCAATCCTGGAGGGCGAGCAGCGAGCGCGGGTCATCGCCGACTCCGTCGTGGACGCCGAGAAGGAGCTGGATCGCGTGCGCGGCCTTCAACAGGCTGCTCACACCGAGGCCGAGCGCGCGGATAGCAAGTTGGCGCTTGCAACCCAGCGCCTCGATTCCCTGCGCGCACTTTTGACCTCACACGAGGAACACGCCGTTGCCGCTGCCTCCGAAGCCCAAAGGCTCACCGAGGAGCTAGCGCGTGCAGAGGAACGCTTGGAGCGCGCGAAACAGGAGTTGGCCGCCCACGCTCCCAGTCTGGACGCTGAGCTCCTCGAGAGGCTGAATGCCGAGCTTGCAGCCAGGCTCGAAGAGCTAGCGGCGGTGCGTCGTGCCGAGATGGAGTACAACCGCCTGGAGGCGGAGCGAAAGCAGGGCGTGCTCCAGATCTGCAGGCTTCGTGACGAGGCAACCGAGCTTCGACGACGGCAAAACAACCTGTCTGCCCTCTCTTCCGAGCTTCAACAAGCCTACGAGCAGGCCTCGAACGCACTGAGCCATGCACAAGTAGAGGCAGAGGCCGCGGCGCAGGAAGCTGAACAACTGACGGAGCAGCGGCAACAACTCCTTGCCGAAGTGGCGTCGGCCGAGAGAGAGCATGCCGCCCGACGCGCCACCTTACAGGCGCTGCACAGCGCAATCCCCGGCGATGCGTGCGGGATTCTACTGGAACAGGGCTTGGCGGAAGGCGCACCCAGACTCGCGGCGAAGATCCGGGTGGGGTCCGAGTACCGCAAGGCCCTGGATGCCGCTCTCGGCCCATCTGCCGCCGCGCTCCTTTCCCAGTCCCCCGAGAGTGCCGACCGTCTTCTGGACGCACTTGCAACACTCGACCGCGGGCGCGGAATGGTTGCCTATCCTACAAGAGCAGAGGCCGGCCATCAGGAGGCATTGCGTGCGGAGGCCGCCGCTGCGGGCGCGCTGGGTCTGGCAGAAGACTTCGTGGAGGCCGAGGAACCCTGCCGCGGCGTGGTTCGGCGCCTGTTGCATGGGATCGTCGTGGCTCGGGATCGTTCCTCAGCTCGAGACCTAACGAACCTCCATGGAGACTGGCGACGCATCGTCACACTCAGCGGAGAAGTTATTTATCGAGAAGGCCTTGCCGAAGCGGGTGACTTCCTCGGCAGGGTGGTAATCGAAGCGGAACTGCGCGAGATCGCTGAGCAGGCGGAGGCAGACAAGGTCAAGGTCGAGGCCCTGCAGATACGAGTCCGCGAAGTCGAGCAGAGTCTTGGGATCGCCCTTTCCAAGCGCTCGGAAGCCAACCGCAGGTTGGAGGAGGCTCGCGAGGCTGCGGAGCAGTCGGGAGCCAAGGTGCAGGAAGCGCAAGGAGAGCTGCGCTTCCTCTCCGAGCGCGTAGAGCGCCTGGAGGCGCAGATCCACGAGCAGTCTCAACGACTGCAGCAAGACATCGAGCCTGTTGACCCGCACGCAGTGGAGAAACTGGAGGTGGAGATCTCTGACCTGCGAGCACAAATTGCGTCGTTGGAGGCCGATGCTCGGCGCTCGGACCGCGACCGCGAGGTGCTGGCCGAACGCGTGCGAGAGACGGAGTCAGAGGTGGCCCGCCTCAAGACCCGTTTGGCCGAGTCGGAAGTGGCTCGTGAGGAGGGACTAGCCAAACAGCAGGAGCTGACCCGCCAGATCGAGCAAGCTGAGGCCGAGAGACTCGAGCTGGAGGCTCTGCGCAGAGCTGCCGAAGCGGCAAAGCAGGAAGCGGACAGCGCGTACGAGGCAGCCCGAGTAGCCCGCGCAGAACTGCTCGAGGAGAGCTTCCAGGCCACAGAAACCGTGAAGTCGCTGCGGTTGGACCGTGAGGCGATGCTCAATCGTAACCACGACTTGGAGCTGGAGCGAGCAAAGGCAGAGATTCGTCGGTCCAACGCGCTAAAGTCCCTCGCAGAAGAGCACGAGATCAGCGAAGAGGAAGCGGAGGAGATGCTGCGTGACTTCCGGCTGCCAGAAGGCGCGATATCGGAGGCCGCTGCGCTGCGCCGAGAGCTTCGGCGGCTCGGCGATGTGAACCTCGGTGCGGTCGAAGCGCTCGAGGCCCTGAAGGAACGCAGGGATTCCCTGGTCACCCAAAGAGACGACCTGCACGAGTCACGCGATCGCATCCTTGCTGCGATGCAGGAGATCGAAGCCGCCACGAAGAGCCGATTCCTCGAGACCTTCGAGGCAGTCAGTCGAGAGTTCGAAGCGGTGTTCGCTCGACTCTTCGCTGGAGGAATCGGACAACTCAAGCTGACCAACCCGGACGACGTGATGTCTAGTGGGGTGGACATCGAAGTGCAGCTCCCGGGGAAGCGCCGCCAGAAGATGGAGCTTCTCTCCGGCGGTGAGCGGGCGCTTACTGCCATTGCCTTGCTCTTCTCACTCTTGCGCGTGCGCCCAAGCCCGTTGTGCATCCTGGACGAGGTGGACGCCCCCCTCGACGGACGAAACGTCGAGCGGTTCTGCGAGATGCTGCGCGAGTTCGCAGAAGAGATGCAGTTCCTGGTCGTCACGCACAACGCCGTCACCATCGAAGCCGCTCAGGTCTGGTACGGCGTGACGATGCAGGAGCCGGGAGTCAGCACCGTCGTTCCGTTCGGCCGCGGCGCGCGCGCCGTGGTGTCCGCCTCGGTTTGA
- a CDS encoding hydantoinase/oxoprolinase family protein produces the protein MIRSDRIGVDVGGTFTDVVALLNGELVTCKVASTPVNPDASVLNAIRSLSPPPFVLLHGTTVATNAVLERKGARTAFVTTQGFRDLLTIGRQTRRSLYDLEPQPTPTVVPRDLCFELPERMTYDGKELARPTRSDLGRLSRRLRKHAVQAVAVCFLYSYIYPEHERFVGSALTRRFVSLSHRIAPEFREYERASTTAINAYVGPTMAAYLRRLESDAQGLGAQRVRIMHSSGGALSVSEAIERPVTTLLSGPAAGAVAAWEVARQAGISHAVSFDMGGTSTDVAMLAGGPVARPGGEIGGMPIRVPMMDIHTVGAGGGSLAWVDNAGALRVGPQSAGADPGPAAYGRGTDLTVTDANIVLGRLVPEAFAGGEMPLDPGRSLAAAECLGKQLGLSAEDTCHAVVDLANAHMARAIRTVSVARGYEPDSLSLVAFGGCGGLHACALADAIGIQRVLVPPQPGLLSAFGLLFAPVMREAVRSVMLRGEVQPAELSDLCEDLVEEASAPVLSERSGRAAPRVALSADLRYEGQSWELTLPLDPARPLSCIAAFHRLHRRRYGVSDPSAPVEWTALRARVELPSTAPPSFGTPRLSVSVPKRTSLGERLPVVRRDAMPATARGPVVIAQGDSTLYLPKGWRAGVHASGTLVVTRDLTNGPP, from the coding sequence TTGATCCGCTCGGACCGCATCGGAGTGGACGTGGGCGGCACGTTCACCGACGTAGTTGCGCTGCTGAATGGCGAACTCGTCACTTGCAAGGTGGCTTCCACGCCCGTCAACCCGGACGCATCGGTCCTCAACGCGATTCGCAGCCTCAGCCCCCCGCCGTTCGTTCTGCTGCACGGGACTACCGTCGCAACCAACGCAGTACTCGAGCGCAAAGGAGCGCGAACCGCTTTCGTCACGACCCAAGGTTTCCGAGACCTTCTGACCATCGGCAGGCAGACGCGGCGGAGCCTGTACGACCTAGAGCCTCAGCCCACACCCACGGTCGTGCCCCGCGATCTGTGCTTCGAGCTTCCCGAGCGCATGACTTACGATGGCAAGGAGCTCGCTAGACCCACTCGTAGCGACTTGGGCCGGCTCAGCAGACGGCTACGGAAGCACGCGGTGCAAGCAGTCGCAGTATGTTTTCTTTACAGCTACATCTATCCCGAACACGAGCGGTTCGTCGGTTCAGCGCTCACGCGCCGCTTCGTCTCGTTATCCCACCGAATCGCCCCCGAGTTTCGGGAGTACGAGCGGGCGTCCACCACCGCCATCAACGCATATGTCGGCCCGACCATGGCGGCCTATCTCCGGCGACTCGAATCCGATGCGCAGGGTCTCGGTGCCCAGCGCGTTCGCATCATGCACTCCAGCGGAGGTGCTCTGTCGGTTAGCGAAGCGATCGAGAGGCCGGTGACGACGCTGCTGTCGGGGCCCGCCGCGGGAGCGGTGGCCGCGTGGGAGGTGGCTCGACAGGCAGGCATTTCGCACGCCGTCAGCTTCGATATGGGTGGTACATCCACGGACGTGGCTATGCTGGCCGGCGGCCCGGTGGCCCGGCCTGGCGGCGAGATTGGCGGTATGCCCATTCGCGTCCCGATGATGGACATCCACACGGTTGGCGCTGGAGGGGGATCGCTCGCTTGGGTGGATAACGCCGGGGCACTGAGGGTCGGTCCGCAGAGCGCAGGCGCCGATCCAGGTCCGGCGGCGTATGGGCGTGGGACAGACCTCACTGTCACTGACGCGAACATCGTGCTTGGAAGGCTCGTCCCCGAGGCCTTCGCAGGTGGCGAGATGCCGCTAGACCCCGGCAGATCGCTCGCCGCAGCCGAATGCCTGGGGAAGCAGCTCGGTCTGAGCGCTGAGGACACCTGCCACGCAGTCGTCGATCTCGCAAACGCACACATGGCCCGTGCCATTCGAACGGTCTCGGTTGCGCGGGGCTACGAGCCGGACAGCCTGTCGCTAGTGGCATTCGGAGGATGTGGGGGGTTGCACGCCTGCGCGCTGGCCGACGCAATCGGCATCCAGCGGGTGCTCGTACCTCCGCAGCCTGGGCTGCTGTCCGCTTTCGGGCTGCTCTTCGCGCCGGTGATGCGCGAGGCGGTGCGGTCCGTGATGCTGCGGGGCGAGGTGCAACCCGCAGAGTTGAGCGACCTCTGCGAGGACCTGGTTGAGGAGGCATCTGCGCCCGTCCTTTCCGAGCGGTCCGGCCGCGCAGCGCCTCGCGTTGCACTCTCCGCCGACCTGCGGTACGAGGGACAGTCATGGGAACTTACACTGCCCCTAGATCCTGCCAGACCCTTGTCCTGCATCGCCGCTTTTCACCGCCTGCACCGCAGGCGATACGGAGTGTCCGACCCCAGCGCTCCCGTGGAGTGGACCGCCCTGCGCGCGCGAGTGGAACTTCCCAGTACTGCTCCCCCGAGCTTCGGCACTCCGCGCTTGTCCGTTTCTGTGCCGAAGCGCACCTCACTCGGCGAGCGACTGCCCGTTGTCCGACGCGATGCGATGCCGGCGACGGCAAGAGGCCCAGTGGTAATCGCCCAAGGCGACTCCACGCTGTACCTGCCAAAGGGCTGGCGCGCCGGGGTGCACGCCTCGGGAACGCTCGTCGTAACCCGCGACTTAACTAACGGACCCCCGTAG
- the moaC gene encoding cyclic pyranopterin monophosphate synthase MoaC yields MVDVGHKAVTSRHAVARGSVFLPPQTLTALREGRLPKGDVLGVAQTAGIMAAKRTADLLPLCHNLPLDHLSVDLEIANDGVVIEARAAAPGKTGVEMEALTAVAVAALTVYDMCKSAGPGIRITEITLIEKTGGQTDWRL; encoded by the coding sequence ATGGTGGATGTGGGACACAAAGCGGTTACCTCGCGACATGCCGTCGCCAGGGGGTCGGTTTTTTTGCCCCCACAGACTCTGACCGCACTGCGAGAAGGAAGGCTTCCCAAGGGCGACGTTCTGGGCGTTGCGCAGACAGCGGGCATCATGGCAGCGAAACGGACGGCCGATCTACTGCCTTTGTGCCACAACCTCCCTCTCGATCATCTATCAGTTGACCTCGAGATCGCCAATGATGGAGTCGTGATAGAAGCTAGAGCGGCGGCGCCCGGCAAGACCGGAGTGGAAATGGAAGCGTTGACCGCGGTAGCAGTTGCTGCTCTTACTGTTTATGATATGTGCAAGTCTGCCGGTCCCGGTATTCGAATCACCGAGATTACACTCATCGAAAAAACCGGAGGTCAGACCGATTGGCGGTTGTAA
- a CDS encoding MogA/MoaB family molybdenum cofactor biosynthesis protein, whose product MTFALLTVSDSRAAGKGVDLSGVELARWVEMAGGFVAQQQVVGDTQTMISRAILSMCGSCDVVITTGGTGLGPRDVTPEATKSVIEREVPGIAEMLRAVGMKNNQYACLSRGVAGTVGNSLVINLPGSPKAINESMEALLDILPHAVALLRGRTDHPEQ is encoded by the coding sequence ATCACGTTTGCCTTGCTAACCGTGAGCGACTCGCGAGCGGCAGGAAAAGGAGTAGATCTCTCCGGAGTGGAGCTTGCACGCTGGGTCGAAATGGCTGGCGGCTTCGTCGCGCAACAGCAAGTCGTTGGCGATACGCAGACGATGATAAGTCGCGCCATCCTCAGTATGTGCGGCTCCTGTGACGTGGTGATAACCACGGGTGGTACTGGATTGGGCCCGCGCGACGTGACGCCTGAAGCAACGAAGTCCGTCATTGAAAGGGAAGTGCCCGGAATAGCCGAGATGCTCCGTGCCGTCGGGATGAAGAACAACCAATACGCGTGCCTCTCACGCGGTGTCGCAGGTACAGTAGGCAACTCACTCGTGATCAACCTGCCCGGATCACCAAAGGCCATCAATGAGAGCATGGAAGCGCTTCTCGACATCCTGCCGCACGCCGTTGCGCTGTTGCGAGGCCGCACGGATCATCCGGAGCAGTAG
- a CDS encoding TatD family hydrolase codes for MVLVDTHCHLNTPESYPDLDDVLCRARNAGVAAFVVVGIDEEHTPLALRIAEEHHDVLAVVGMHPNSASSFDETQHECFFEWIRHPRVVAIGETGLDLYRDRTSLEDQMSALEWHLCQADETGLPLVFHCRNAYDELLGALETRGTAMRGVLHCFSGTMQHAERALALGLHLGFDGPVTYKNAQLTREIVCMCPADRMLLETDCPYLPPEPHRGKRNEPAYLPLIAAAVASARGETAEQVARQTTRNAEALFGIRVAG; via the coding sequence GTGGTTCTAGTAGACACCCACTGCCACCTGAACACGCCGGAGAGCTATCCCGACCTCGATGATGTGCTATGTCGCGCAAGAAACGCCGGCGTGGCTGCATTCGTGGTGGTAGGAATTGACGAGGAACACACTCCTCTCGCGCTCCGGATAGCCGAGGAGCACCATGACGTGCTCGCAGTAGTGGGAATGCATCCGAACAGCGCGTCCAGCTTCGACGAAACCCAGCATGAGTGCTTCTTCGAGTGGATACGCCACCCACGCGTGGTAGCGATCGGCGAAACGGGCCTCGACCTGTACCGCGATCGCACATCCCTAGAAGATCAGATGTCGGCGCTCGAGTGGCACCTGTGCCAAGCCGACGAGACCGGCCTACCTCTCGTGTTCCACTGCCGCAACGCGTATGACGAACTGCTCGGAGCCCTTGAGACTCGTGGGACGGCCATGCGCGGAGTCCTGCATTGCTTCTCGGGGACTATGCAGCACGCAGAGCGCGCGCTCGCCCTAGGTCTGCACCTCGGTTTCGATGGTCCTGTCACGTATAAGAACGCGCAACTGACCCGGGAGATCGTGTGCATGTGCCCGGCCGATCGCATGTTGCTCGAGACCGACTGCCCGTACCTCCCCCCCGAGCCGCACCGCGGGAAGCGCAACGAGCCGGCCTATCTGCCTCTGATCGCCGCCGCCGTAGCATCGGCACGCGGGGAGACGGCGGAACAGGTAGCTAGGCAGACTACCCGCAACGCAGAGGCGCTCTTCGGGATCCGTGTGGCCGGCTAG
- a CDS encoding FAD-binding protein — translation MARELARIVGRDGVIHAKAEVATYECDAYTLAKGTAAAVVLPDSTEQVSDLCRFAHRHALPIVPRGAGTGLVGGATPVRGGIVLSLARMTRILEVDVENRRVSAEAGVTNLAINRAVEPHGLFFGPDPSSQAVATLGGNIAANAGGPHTLRYGTTAQHILGLTVVLADGEVVRLTDREAAELIGLFAGSEGTLGTITEACVRVLPMPAATATLWAVLPDLDAACDAVCRLMGHSLPPSALEMLDQPVLKAAKSAFGFDAGEDAQVALLVEFEGAEVPVRDAVQAAEGMLRTAGASRISSAASPEERAYLWQVRKKAVAAFGHLAPSHASHDGAVPRSKLATMLRRANAIAERHGLQHANVFHAGDGNLHPILLFDESAPGQADAVARAGREVLAECIRVGGSISGEHGIGVEKRAMMREMYSDATLAVMRRLKEVLDRTAILNPGKVLPD, via the coding sequence TTGGCCCGAGAGCTAGCGCGCATCGTCGGGCGCGACGGCGTGATCCACGCGAAGGCCGAGGTAGCGACCTACGAGTGCGACGCCTACACGCTGGCTAAGGGCACAGCTGCAGCCGTTGTGCTTCCCGATAGCACAGAGCAGGTGTCGGACCTATGCCGCTTCGCCCATCGTCACGCGCTGCCCATCGTGCCTCGGGGTGCCGGGACCGGACTGGTGGGCGGCGCCACGCCCGTTCGCGGCGGCATCGTGCTGTCGTTGGCACGGATGACGCGAATCCTGGAAGTGGACGTCGAGAACCGGCGCGTGTCGGCGGAAGCGGGTGTCACGAACCTCGCGATCAACCGGGCGGTGGAACCGCACGGCCTGTTCTTCGGGCCCGACCCCTCGTCGCAGGCAGTGGCAACGCTGGGAGGCAACATCGCTGCCAACGCCGGCGGCCCGCACACCCTGCGCTATGGGACCACCGCCCAGCACATCCTGGGGCTGACCGTGGTACTCGCTGACGGCGAGGTCGTACGGCTAACGGATCGCGAAGCCGCGGAATTGATCGGCCTCTTCGCTGGGAGCGAGGGCACGCTAGGCACCATTACCGAAGCCTGCGTTCGCGTACTCCCGATGCCTGCTGCCACGGCCACGCTGTGGGCGGTGTTGCCGGACCTGGACGCCGCGTGCGACGCGGTGTGCCGCCTGATGGGGCACTCGCTGCCTCCTAGCGCACTGGAGATGCTGGACCAACCGGTTCTGAAGGCTGCCAAATCGGCTTTTGGCTTCGATGCGGGGGAGGATGCGCAGGTAGCGCTCCTCGTGGAGTTCGAGGGAGCAGAGGTGCCGGTTCGGGACGCGGTGCAGGCAGCAGAGGGGATGCTGCGCACCGCAGGCGCCAGCCGCATCAGCTCCGCCGCGAGCCCCGAAGAGCGCGCCTACTTGTGGCAGGTTCGCAAGAAGGCCGTAGCGGCGTTCGGGCATCTCGCTCCGAGCCACGCGTCGCATGACGGGGCGGTGCCTCGGTCCAAGCTCGCGACCATGCTCCGAAGGGCGAACGCGATTGCCGAGCGCCACGGACTTCAGCACGCCAACGTGTTTCATGCGGGCGACGGCAACCTCCATCCGATCCTGCTGTTCGACGAGTCGGCCCCTGGGCAGGCAGATGCGGTCGCTCGGGCCGGTCGGGAGGTGCTTGCAGAGTGTATTCGCGTCGGCGGGAGTATCTCGGGAGAGCACGGCATCGGAGTGGAGAAGCGAGCGATGATGCGAGAGATGTACTCGGATGCTACGCTGGCCGTGATGCGCCGGCTGAAGGAGGTGCTGGACCGCACCGCGATTCTCAATCCGGGTAAGGTCCTGCCCGACTAG
- a CDS encoding GGDEF domain-containing protein yields MIRLTLFLTLMAFLAGLLHGRVASILPHVPIEAQTAVLCVLTGFAVALFLRLSEAHDRRKLQASVDRLAQAKARLEELAYSDPLTGVPNRRGFERAYRRLVRQAKRSHSHLCLALVDVDGLKRINDSMGHSEGDKALRTVAKCLSDTLRGSDVVARIGGDEFAAILPNTSSETGRAAMERFKSELKMLTGRPGVPEFRVTVGVACTMDGFEGLYERADSDMYFAKPQRRDVRATVEVPSDAPNTEPTEAA; encoded by the coding sequence ATGATTCGGCTAACGTTGTTCCTGACCTTGATGGCATTCCTGGCCGGGCTATTGCACGGCCGGGTCGCTTCGATTCTGCCCCACGTCCCCATCGAGGCGCAAACTGCAGTGCTGTGTGTGCTGACCGGTTTCGCTGTTGCGCTCTTCCTGCGCCTTAGCGAGGCGCACGACAGGCGTAAGCTCCAAGCATCTGTGGACCGTCTGGCTCAGGCCAAGGCGCGGCTCGAGGAACTGGCCTACAGCGACCCGCTGACCGGGGTCCCGAACCGCCGCGGTTTCGAGCGGGCGTATCGGCGTCTCGTGCGCCAGGCGAAGCGCAGCCATTCGCATCTCTGCCTCGCGCTGGTAGACGTTGACGGACTGAAGCGCATCAACGACTCGATGGGGCACAGCGAGGGTGACAAGGCGCTGAGGACCGTCGCGAAGTGTCTCAGCGACACGCTCAGAGGCTCTGACGTGGTGGCCCGCATCGGCGGTGACGAGTTTGCGGCCATCTTGCCCAACACCAGCAGTGAAACCGGTCGAGCCGCCATGGAGCGGTTCAAGAGCGAATTGAAAATGCTTACCGGCCGCCCCGGCGTCCCTGAGTTCCGGGTAACCGTGGGCGTCGCCTGTACCATGGACGGCTTCGAGGGCCTGTACGAACGTGCGGACAGCGACATGTACTTCGCCAAACCACAGCGCCGAGACGTTCGCGCCACTGTGGAAGTGCCTAGCGATGCGCCGAATACCGAACCCACCGAAGCCGCCTGA
- a CDS encoding metal-dependent hydrolase yields MAIHFTFLGHAGVSVQTASGKTILIDPWLSGNPVATQSVNDIAACDLLLLTHAHGDHTGDVLTIAKKFRPVVVAIYDLTTLLGNMGVENMVGINKGGGVDISGIRVTGTHAFHSSTLTMPDGTVAYAGEPMGFVVDAEGYRFYHAGDTALFGDMELIGKFHSPELAFLPIGDHFTMNAREAAYAAKLLGVKRVVPIHWGTFSLLTGTPAQLREHLAGTGIECVELKPGQSLSL; encoded by the coding sequence ATGGCAATCCACTTCACCTTCCTCGGACACGCTGGCGTGTCGGTGCAGACCGCCTCGGGCAAGACCATCCTGATAGACCCTTGGCTGAGCGGCAACCCCGTGGCGACGCAGTCTGTGAACGATATCGCGGCGTGCGACCTTCTGCTGCTAACGCACGCTCATGGTGACCACACTGGCGACGTGCTGACGATTGCGAAGAAGTTCCGTCCGGTCGTAGTTGCCATCTACGACCTTACGACGCTGTTGGGCAACATGGGTGTCGAGAACATGGTGGGCATCAACAAGGGTGGTGGTGTGGATATCAGTGGCATTCGCGTCACCGGCACGCACGCATTCCACAGCTCCACGCTCACGATGCCGGACGGCACGGTGGCGTACGCGGGAGAACCTATGGGCTTCGTGGTTGATGCCGAGGGTTATCGCTTTTACCATGCCGGCGACACGGCACTGTTCGGCGACATGGAGCTGATCGGCAAGTTCCACTCACCAGAGCTGGCATTTCTGCCCATCGGTGACCACTTTACGATGAACGCACGAGAAGCCGCCTATGCAGCCAAACTGCTAGGGGTGAAGAGGGTGGTACCTATCCACTGGGGGACCTTCTCGCTACTGACCGGCACCCCGGCTCAGTTGCGCGAACACCTGGCAGGCACCGGCATCGAGTGCGTAGAGCTCAAGCCGGGTCAGTCGCTATCACTGTAG